Proteins encoded within one genomic window of Amorphoplanes friuliensis DSM 7358:
- a CDS encoding carbohydrate ABC transporter permease: MVATAPQTAVRKRRRKPVESDVPTVGRSAAGTIAANTLGVLFAVVMFFPVYWVINTSFKPANEILTFEPTFWPHTFTFDNFRSAFNAPFFQQNLINGVLITCGAVAGALIVGFLAALAIARFRFYGRRAIILVVLSVQMVPFIAILIPLYLMLQGANLTNKLGGVTLVYIVLILPYTVWTLRGFIQAIPRELDEAALIDGASRFQVFWKIILPLTGPGLVATSVYGFIQAWNEFIIINTLNDQAHQNLMAWLLQNQTSRGTFWGPLMAGSILTALPVVIFFLIVQRNIATGLTAGAVKG; this comes from the coding sequence ATGGTCGCCACCGCACCGCAGACCGCCGTACGCAAGCGGCGCCGCAAGCCGGTCGAGTCCGACGTGCCGACGGTCGGCCGCAGCGCGGCCGGCACGATCGCCGCCAACACTCTCGGCGTGTTGTTCGCCGTCGTGATGTTCTTCCCGGTCTACTGGGTGATCAACACGTCGTTCAAGCCGGCGAACGAGATCCTGACGTTCGAGCCGACGTTCTGGCCGCACACGTTCACGTTCGACAACTTCCGGTCGGCCTTCAACGCGCCGTTCTTCCAGCAGAACCTGATCAACGGTGTGCTCATCACCTGCGGCGCGGTCGCGGGTGCGCTGATCGTCGGCTTCCTGGCGGCACTCGCCATCGCCCGTTTCCGGTTCTACGGCCGCAGGGCGATCATCCTCGTCGTCCTGTCGGTCCAGATGGTGCCGTTCATCGCGATCCTGATCCCGCTGTACCTGATGCTCCAGGGCGCCAACCTCACCAACAAGCTCGGCGGCGTCACCCTGGTGTACATCGTGCTGATCCTGCCGTACACGGTGTGGACCTTGCGTGGTTTCATTCAGGCCATCCCGCGGGAGCTGGACGAGGCTGCGCTGATCGACGGCGCCAGCCGTTTCCAGGTCTTCTGGAAGATCATCCTGCCGCTGACCGGCCCCGGCCTGGTCGCGACCTCGGTCTACGGCTTCATCCAGGCCTGGAACGAGTTCATCATCATCAACACTCTGAACGACCAGGCCCACCAGAATCTGATGGCCTGGCTCTTGCAGAACCAGACGAGCCGTGGCACCTTCTGGGGCCCGCTCATGGCAGGGTCGATCTTGACCGCTCTCCCGGTGGTCATCTTCTTCCTGATCGTCCAGCGCAACATCGCAACCGGCCTGACGGCTGGCGCCGTCAAGGGCTGA
- the ngcE gene encoding N-acetylglucosamine/diacetylchitobiose ABC transporter substrate-binding protein, whose translation MSEIFKPEVDRRTLLRRAAAVGLLATPAVTMLSACVGGGSDDKADADKPAGTVSATNPLGIKEDEPLEIIIFNGGLGTKYATDVDIPSYNKSFPNSKVTFNQAEEIATVVQPRFSGGTPPDMINNSGSKLMDQGALVQAGQVQDLTELFAAPSLDIPGKTVKDTLIPGTVEQGTFNEKPYVLNYAFTVFGLWYSGKLFKDNGWTVPATWADFTALLEKMKAKGITPFGYAGANAPYYMYTAILTSAAKIGGADILKNIDNLEDGAWTNDAVKQAAAAWAEVGAKYSNKAFLGLKHTEVQLQQDQYKVGLYPCGSWLENEQAKDTPAGFDYQIMPIPSVTAADKLPVTALYAAAGEQYFVASKGKNPKGGMEFLRHMLSKAGAVGFTQLTKTLTVVAGATDGMEISAGLTSGNKALGAAGADTFSFRFDTWYKKLDDELRAATNELFYQGGTADKFVTRMQKAADAIKKDSSIEKFKR comes from the coding sequence ATGTCCGAGATTTTTAAGCCCGAGGTCGACCGCCGGACGCTGCTGCGCCGTGCGGCCGCTGTCGGCCTGCTCGCCACCCCTGCCGTCACGATGCTGAGCGCCTGTGTCGGCGGCGGCAGCGACGACAAGGCGGACGCGGACAAGCCGGCCGGTACGGTCTCCGCGACCAACCCGCTGGGCATCAAGGAGGACGAGCCGCTGGAGATCATCATCTTCAACGGTGGCCTCGGCACCAAGTACGCGACGGACGTCGACATCCCGTCGTACAACAAGTCGTTCCCGAACTCCAAGGTCACGTTCAACCAGGCCGAGGAGATCGCGACGGTCGTGCAGCCGCGGTTCAGCGGTGGCACCCCGCCCGACATGATCAACAACTCCGGCTCGAAGCTGATGGACCAGGGCGCGCTCGTCCAGGCCGGCCAGGTCCAGGACCTGACCGAGCTGTTCGCGGCCCCGTCGCTGGACATCCCGGGCAAGACCGTCAAGGACACCCTGATCCCGGGCACCGTGGAGCAGGGCACGTTCAACGAGAAGCCGTACGTCCTGAACTACGCGTTCACGGTCTTCGGCCTCTGGTACTCCGGCAAGCTGTTCAAGGACAACGGCTGGACCGTGCCGGCGACCTGGGCGGACTTCACCGCGCTGCTCGAGAAGATGAAGGCCAAGGGCATCACGCCGTTCGGCTACGCGGGTGCGAACGCGCCGTACTACATGTACACCGCGATCCTCACCAGCGCCGCCAAGATCGGTGGCGCCGACATCCTCAAGAACATCGACAACCTCGAGGACGGTGCCTGGACGAACGACGCCGTCAAGCAGGCCGCCGCCGCGTGGGCCGAGGTCGGTGCGAAGTACTCGAACAAGGCGTTCCTCGGTCTCAAGCACACCGAGGTCCAGCTGCAGCAGGACCAGTACAAGGTCGGCCTCTACCCGTGTGGTTCGTGGCTGGAGAACGAGCAGGCCAAGGACACCCCGGCCGGCTTCGACTACCAGATCATGCCGATCCCGAGCGTCACCGCCGCCGACAAGCTCCCCGTCACCGCGCTGTACGCCGCGGCCGGCGAGCAGTACTTCGTCGCCAGCAAGGGCAAGAACCCCAAGGGTGGCATGGAGTTCCTGCGCCACATGCTGAGCAAGGCCGGCGCCGTCGGCTTCACCCAGCTGACCAAGACGCTGACCGTCGTCGCCGGTGCCACCGACGGCATGGAGATCAGCGCCGGTCTGACCTCGGGCAACAAGGCGCTGGGCGCGGCGGGTGCCGACACCTTCAGCTTCCGCTTCGACACCTGGTACAAGAAGCTGGACGACGAGCTGCGCGCCGCCACGAACGAGCTGTTCTACCAGGGCGGTACCGCTGACAAGTTCGTCACGCGGATGCAGAAGGCCGCCGACGCGATCAAGAAGGACTCCTCGATCGAGAAGTTCAAGCGCTGA
- a CDS encoding carbohydrate ABC transporter permease, with the protein MKHGRYPFIIGFLIVPLAIYGTFVVAAYLQAFQLSFTNWRGFSPDVNYIGFDNFVKLFSDDTFWKAIRHHIVLLIFLPLITIILALFFAFLLNVGGGSKGGRTRGVWGSKFYRVVFFFPQLLALALVAVIFARVYSPDDSGLINGLLNQIGSGPILFLADKNLALWSILAVLVWQAVGFYVVLFSAGMGSIPTEIYEAAALDGATRGTLFFKVTLPLLWNTLQVAWVYLGIAAFDAFALVNVMSVDRGGPDGATTVLGLEIFRNMQDYAQFGYASAMGVVLFFLTITFAALTLRVTRRDAIEL; encoded by the coding sequence ATGAAGCACGGCAGGTACCCGTTCATCATTGGCTTCCTGATCGTGCCGCTGGCCATCTATGGCACGTTCGTGGTTGCGGCCTACCTCCAGGCGTTCCAGCTGTCGTTCACCAACTGGCGGGGCTTCTCGCCGGACGTGAACTACATCGGCTTCGACAACTTCGTGAAGCTGTTCTCGGATGACACGTTCTGGAAGGCGATCCGGCATCACATCGTGTTGCTGATCTTCCTGCCGCTGATCACGATCATCCTGGCGCTCTTCTTCGCGTTCCTGCTCAACGTGGGTGGCGGGTCGAAGGGCGGACGGACCCGGGGTGTCTGGGGGTCGAAGTTCTACCGTGTGGTGTTCTTCTTCCCCCAGCTCCTCGCCCTGGCTCTGGTGGCCGTCATCTTCGCCCGGGTCTACTCCCCGGACGACAGCGGTCTGATCAACGGCCTGCTCAACCAGATCGGCTCCGGCCCGATCCTGTTCCTGGCCGACAAGAACCTGGCGCTGTGGTCGATCCTGGCCGTGCTCGTCTGGCAGGCCGTCGGTTTCTACGTCGTGCTCTTCTCCGCCGGCATGGGGTCCATCCCGACGGAGATCTACGAGGCGGCGGCCCTGGACGGCGCGACCCGCGGGACGCTGTTCTTCAAGGTGACGCTGCCGCTGCTCTGGAACACCCTGCAGGTCGCCTGGGTCTACCTCGGCATCGCCGCCTTCGACGCGTTCGCCCTGGTCAACGTCATGTCGGTGGACCGCGGTGGCCCGGACGGCGCGACCACGGTGCTCGGCCTGGAGATCTTCCGCAACATGCAGGACTACGCGCAGTTCGGCTATGCCTCGGCCATGGGCGTCGTGCTGTTCTTCCTGACCATCACTTTCGCGGCGCTGACCCTGCGGGTCACCCGGCGCGACGCGATCGAGCTGTGA
- a CDS encoding carbohydrate ABC transporter permease: protein MTNLMRSESPATPPGTVKYPGRRHAAAASREKGDAKLFSGFAHVALAVWGILVIAPLIWVILASFKSNTEIFTAAPFSLPSKISFETYKTAWTEAHIGRYFLNSVFVVGLSTAGTMIFGSMAAYVLARYKFFGNRAIYYLFVSGLAFPVFMAIVPLFLILQNLNLLNTYTGLILVYIAYSLPFTVFFMTAFFKTLPNQIAEAAIVDGASHTRLFFQVMLPMARSGLVSITIFNIVGQWNQYLLPVAIMQGAGADQKWVLTQGIANISVSAGYQANWAALFAALTLSILPMILVYAFFQRQIQSGLTAGATK from the coding sequence ATGACAAACCTGATGCGTTCCGAGAGCCCGGCGACCCCGCCCGGCACCGTGAAGTACCCCGGCCGGCGCCACGCCGCGGCCGCGAGCCGCGAGAAGGGCGACGCCAAGCTGTTCAGCGGCTTCGCCCACGTCGCCCTCGCGGTCTGGGGCATCCTGGTGATCGCCCCGCTGATCTGGGTGATCCTGGCCTCGTTCAAGAGCAACACCGAGATCTTCACGGCCGCGCCGTTCAGCCTGCCGAGCAAGATCTCGTTCGAGACCTACAAGACGGCGTGGACCGAGGCGCACATCGGGCGCTACTTCCTCAACAGCGTCTTCGTGGTCGGGCTCAGCACCGCCGGCACCATGATCTTCGGGTCGATGGCGGCCTACGTGCTGGCGCGGTACAAGTTCTTCGGCAACCGCGCGATCTACTACCTGTTCGTGTCGGGCCTGGCGTTCCCGGTGTTCATGGCCATCGTGCCGCTGTTCCTGATCCTGCAGAACCTCAACCTGCTGAACACCTACACCGGCCTGATCCTGGTCTACATCGCGTACTCGCTGCCGTTCACGGTCTTCTTCATGACGGCGTTCTTCAAGACGCTGCCGAACCAGATCGCCGAGGCCGCGATCGTCGACGGCGCCTCCCACACGCGGCTGTTCTTCCAGGTCATGCTGCCGATGGCCCGGTCCGGCCTGGTCAGCATCACGATCTTCAACATCGTCGGCCAGTGGAACCAGTACCTGCTGCCGGTGGCGATCATGCAGGGCGCCGGTGCGGACCAGAAGTGGGTGCTCACCCAGGGCATCGCGAACATCTCGGTGTCCGCGGGTTACCAGGCCAACTGGGCCGCGCTCTTCGCGGCCCTCACCCTGTCGATCCTGCCGATGATCCTCGTGTACGCGTTCTTCCAGCGCCAGATCCAGTCGGGCCTCACCGCGGGCGCGACCAAGTAG
- a CDS encoding SRPBCC family protein — protein sequence MPTVIEVVTVVDAAPRRVFDLELDVDVHAGSLRGSRETATTSTGRRRLTLGDEATFRATHFGLPWRMTSRITAWEPPHRFVDEQTRGPFRSLHHEHHFEDLGTSATRMTDRMTVSAPLGAFGALVTRLVLAPYLRRLLKQRAAYIRRVA from the coding sequence ATGCCGACCGTGATCGAGGTGGTGACCGTCGTCGACGCGGCCCCGCGCCGGGTGTTCGACCTCGAACTCGACGTCGACGTGCACGCCGGATCCCTGCGCGGCAGCCGCGAGACCGCCACCACGAGCACCGGCCGGCGCCGGCTCACCCTCGGTGACGAGGCGACCTTCCGGGCGACACACTTCGGGCTGCCCTGGCGGATGACCAGCCGGATCACCGCCTGGGAGCCGCCGCACCGCTTCGTCGACGAGCAGACCCGGGGCCCCTTCCGCTCCCTGCACCACGAGCATCACTTCGAGGATCTGGGTACGAGCGCCACGCGAATGACCGACCGGATGACCGTCAGTGCTCCGCTGGGTGCATTCGGCGCGCTGGTGACCCGGCTGGTGCTTGCGCCCTATCTGCGCCGGCTGCTGAAACAACGCGCGGCCTACATCCGGCGCGTGGCGTGA
- a CDS encoding MFS transporter, translated as MTATVAAAPSQQARRARIAVAVLFLTNGALFSNVVPRYPELKETLDVSNALLGTALAAGPLGALTGGLFASAAIRRFRSSRSAAFGIVTVAAAFLLVAFAPTWWALGLVLFAAGAADAIVDVAQNAHGLRVQRLYGRSIVNSFHGVWSIGAVLGGLMGSAAAGLRIPLVVHLAVAGALFSVVALVAYRFMLPGPEDAERAEPATGSAPARHALTWALVRMLAALGALAAFGALVEDAGASWGALFLTDYLSAGAATAGLAFVSLQVAMTVGRLLGDRAVDRFGQRTVVRAGGALAAAGMGFALVWPSVPSALAGFALAGLGTATLVPAAMHTADELPGLAHGLGLTVVSWVLRIGFLLSPPLVGLVADHSSLRVGLLSVVAAGIGTLLLGRVLLNRNPDLR; from the coding sequence GTGACCGCAACCGTCGCCGCCGCGCCGTCCCAGCAGGCGCGGCGGGCCCGGATCGCTGTCGCGGTGCTGTTCCTCACCAACGGCGCGCTGTTCTCCAACGTCGTGCCGCGCTACCCGGAGCTCAAGGAGACGCTCGACGTCAGCAACGCGCTGCTGGGCACCGCCCTGGCCGCCGGCCCGCTCGGCGCCCTGACCGGTGGGCTGTTCGCCTCGGCCGCGATCCGCCGGTTCCGCTCCTCGCGGTCGGCGGCCTTCGGGATCGTGACGGTCGCCGCCGCGTTCCTGCTGGTGGCGTTCGCGCCGACGTGGTGGGCGCTGGGGCTGGTGCTGTTCGCCGCGGGTGCGGCCGACGCCATCGTCGACGTCGCCCAGAACGCCCACGGCCTGCGCGTGCAGCGGCTCTACGGCCGCTCGATCGTCAACTCGTTCCACGGTGTGTGGAGCATCGGTGCGGTGCTCGGCGGGCTCATGGGCTCGGCGGCGGCCGGGCTGAGGATCCCGCTCGTCGTGCACCTGGCCGTCGCCGGTGCGCTGTTCAGCGTGGTCGCGCTGGTCGCGTACAGGTTCATGCTGCCCGGACCGGAGGACGCCGAGCGGGCGGAACCGGCCACCGGGTCCGCGCCGGCCCGGCATGCCCTGACCTGGGCCCTGGTCCGCATGCTGGCCGCGCTCGGTGCCCTGGCGGCTTTCGGCGCACTGGTCGAGGACGCCGGCGCCTCGTGGGGCGCGCTGTTCCTGACCGACTACCTCAGCGCCGGAGCGGCCACCGCCGGTCTTGCGTTCGTGTCCCTGCAGGTGGCCATGACCGTCGGACGGCTGCTGGGCGACCGGGCCGTCGACCGTTTCGGCCAGCGCACGGTGGTCCGGGCGGGCGGCGCACTGGCCGCCGCCGGGATGGGTTTTGCGCTCGTCTGGCCGTCGGTGCCCTCGGCACTGGCCGGCTTCGCGCTGGCCGGGCTGGGCACGGCAACGCTGGTCCCGGCGGCGATGCACACCGCGGACGAGCTGCCCGGGCTGGCCCACGGCCTGGGCCTGACCGTCGTGAGCTGGGTGCTGCGCATCGGCTTCCTGCTCTCGCCACCGCTGGTGGGCCTGGTCGCCGACCACAGCAGCCTGCGCGTCGGGCTGCTCAGCGTGGTCGCCGCGGGCATCGGCACGCTGTTGCTCGGCCGCGTGCTGCTCAACCGCAATCCGGATCTACGCTGA
- a CDS encoding glycoside hydrolase family 3 C-terminal domain-containing protein produces MRLDIPALLAALTLEEKAGLLDGADFWRTQPVERLGVPGVMVTDGPHGLRKQAGDSDHVGLNDSVPATCFPPAAGLASTWNPELLVRIGEALGRECRAEEVAVLLGPGVNMKRSPLCGRNFEYFSEDPLLAGELGAALVNGVQSQGVGASLKHFAANNQETERMTISADADERTLREIYFPAFERVVKQAQPWTVMCSYNKINGTYASEDPWLLTQVLRDEWGFEGLVVSDWGAVNRRDHGVAAGLDLEMPSSGGAGTQVVLDAVKAGTLSEADVDRAVTRVLTLIDRSLPALAPGQTFDAEAHHTLAREAAAASAVLLKNEGGLLPLDPRTGGTIAVIGEFARSPRFQGAGSSQVNPTRVDSALDALRAAADREVTFAPGFVIESEQADAALVDEAVRVAREAEVAVLFLGLPPSYESEGYDRAHMDLPAQQIALLHAVADANPRLVVVLSNGSVVTLTPWQDRAQAVLEGWLLGQAGGAATADLLLGAADPAGRLAETVPVRFEDNPTIGAFPGELGHVRYGEGLLIGYRWYDAHRLEVAYPFGHGLSYTTFAYSDLALQADGDTVQVSLTVTNTGERSGRETVQVYVTDPQATVFRPEQELRAFTQAVLAPGESTSVTLSLDSRAFAFWHETAGRWIVEGGTFGIRVGSSSRDIRLEGTVELSGDGYLAPLAPESSVDVWLEHPAAGPWLREQLGEGMFTAMLSDPTNGQMMRAIPLQRLSRFPGFPVTEPDVDAAVQRFSAR; encoded by the coding sequence ATGAGACTCGACATCCCCGCCCTGCTGGCCGCGCTCACCCTCGAGGAGAAGGCCGGGCTCCTCGACGGCGCCGACTTCTGGCGTACCCAACCGGTCGAGCGCCTGGGCGTTCCCGGTGTGATGGTCACCGACGGGCCGCACGGCCTGCGCAAGCAGGCCGGCGACTCGGATCATGTCGGTCTCAACGACAGCGTCCCGGCGACCTGCTTCCCGCCCGCCGCGGGCCTGGCCTCCACCTGGAACCCCGAGCTGCTCGTGCGCATCGGCGAGGCGCTGGGCCGCGAGTGCCGCGCCGAGGAGGTCGCGGTGCTGCTCGGGCCGGGTGTCAACATGAAGCGCTCGCCGCTGTGCGGGCGCAACTTCGAGTACTTCTCCGAGGACCCGTTGCTCGCCGGTGAGCTCGGCGCCGCGCTGGTCAACGGCGTGCAGAGCCAGGGTGTGGGCGCGTCGCTCAAGCACTTCGCGGCCAACAACCAGGAGACCGAGCGGATGACGATCTCCGCCGACGCCGACGAGCGCACCCTGCGGGAGATCTACTTCCCGGCCTTCGAGCGGGTGGTCAAGCAGGCGCAGCCCTGGACGGTCATGTGCTCCTACAACAAGATCAACGGCACGTACGCCAGTGAGGACCCGTGGCTGCTCACCCAGGTCCTGCGCGACGAGTGGGGCTTCGAGGGCCTGGTCGTCTCCGACTGGGGTGCGGTCAACCGCCGTGACCACGGGGTGGCCGCCGGGCTCGACCTCGAGATGCCGTCCTCCGGCGGCGCCGGCACCCAGGTGGTCCTCGACGCGGTCAAGGCCGGGACGCTGAGCGAGGCCGACGTCGACCGGGCCGTGACCCGCGTCCTGACGCTGATCGACCGCTCGCTGCCCGCCCTGGCGCCGGGGCAGACCTTCGACGCCGAGGCGCACCACACGCTCGCCCGGGAGGCGGCGGCCGCCAGCGCCGTGCTGCTCAAGAACGAGGGTGGTCTGCTCCCCCTCGACCCGCGGACCGGCGGGACGATCGCGGTCATCGGCGAGTTCGCCCGCTCTCCCCGCTTCCAGGGCGCCGGCTCCTCGCAGGTCAACCCGACCCGGGTGGACAGCGCCCTGGACGCGCTGCGGGCCGCCGCGGACCGTGAGGTCACCTTCGCGCCCGGCTTTGTGATCGAGTCCGAGCAGGCCGACGCCGCACTGGTCGACGAGGCCGTCCGCGTCGCCCGCGAAGCCGAGGTCGCCGTGCTGTTCCTCGGGCTGCCGCCGTCGTACGAGTCCGAGGGCTACGACCGCGCGCACATGGACCTGCCGGCCCAGCAGATCGCTCTGCTGCACGCCGTCGCGGACGCCAACCCGCGCCTGGTCGTGGTGCTCTCCAACGGCTCGGTGGTCACCCTCACGCCCTGGCAGGACCGCGCGCAGGCCGTGCTGGAGGGCTGGCTGCTCGGCCAGGCCGGTGGCGCGGCGACCGCCGACCTGCTGCTCGGTGCGGCCGACCCGGCGGGCCGGCTCGCCGAGACCGTCCCCGTCCGTTTCGAGGACAACCCCACGATCGGCGCGTTCCCCGGCGAGCTCGGCCACGTCCGGTACGGCGAGGGCCTGCTGATCGGCTACCGCTGGTACGACGCGCACCGCCTGGAGGTCGCGTACCCGTTCGGCCACGGCCTGTCCTACACGACCTTCGCCTACAGCGACCTCGCGCTGCAGGCCGACGGTGACACCGTCCAGGTGTCGCTGACGGTCACCAACACCGGCGAGCGCAGCGGCCGCGAGACCGTGCAGGTCTACGTCACCGACCCGCAGGCGACCGTCTTCCGGCCCGAGCAGGAGCTGCGCGCGTTCACCCAGGCCGTCCTGGCGCCGGGCGAGAGCACGTCGGTGACCCTGTCCCTGGACTCGCGGGCGTTCGCCTTCTGGCACGAGACGGCCGGGCGCTGGATCGTCGAGGGCGGCACGTTCGGGATCCGGGTCGGCTCGTCGTCGCGCGACATCCGGCTCGAGGGCACCGTCGAGCTGTCCGGTGACGGCTACCTCGCTCCCCTGGCGCCCGAGTCGTCGGTGGACGTCTGGCTCGAGCACCCCGCCGCCGGCCCGTGGCTGCGCGAGCAGCTCGGTGAGGGAATGTTCACCGCCATGCTGTCCGACCCGACCAACGGCCAGATGATGCGGGCGATCCCGCTGCAGCGCCTCTCACGGTTCCCGGGCTTCCCGGTGACCGAGCCCGACGTCGACGCCGCTGTGCAGCGGTTCTCCGCGCGGTGA
- a CDS encoding TetR/AcrR family transcriptional regulator, with the protein MTDAPETTRRGAYDKGVRRRREILDRAIEVFAERGAEGTSLRAIGEAIGVSHAALKHYFASREELLIEVYRAAEERSMTEDRPPADSTVVGFMTHAARRNHGVPGLVQLYSTLVAGALEEGHEPSRAFFGARFADLRRFLASRVEAEQKAGRIRPDIAPEAAAALIIAASDGLQTQWLLDPRVNIETSLELLESLLST; encoded by the coding sequence ATGACCGACGCCCCCGAGACCACGCGCCGTGGTGCGTACGACAAAGGGGTCCGCCGTCGCCGCGAGATCCTGGACCGGGCGATCGAGGTCTTCGCCGAGCGGGGCGCCGAGGGCACGTCGCTGCGCGCGATCGGCGAGGCCATCGGGGTGTCGCACGCGGCGCTCAAGCACTACTTCGCCTCGCGCGAGGAACTGCTGATCGAGGTCTACCGGGCCGCCGAGGAACGCTCGATGACCGAGGACCGGCCGCCGGCGGACAGCACGGTGGTCGGCTTCATGACCCACGCGGCCCGCCGCAACCACGGGGTGCCCGGGCTGGTCCAGCTCTACTCGACGCTGGTGGCGGGTGCGCTGGAGGAGGGTCACGAGCCGTCCCGGGCGTTCTTCGGCGCCCGCTTCGCCGACCTGCGGAGGTTCCTGGCCTCCCGGGTCGAGGCCGAGCAGAAAGCGGGCCGGATCCGCCCGGACATCGCCCCCGAGGCGGCCGCGGCGCTGATCATCGCGGCGTCCGACGGACTGCAGACCCAATGGCTGCTCGACCCCCGGGTCAACATCGAGACCTCCCTCGAGCTGCTGGAGAGCCTGCTCAGCACCTGA
- a CDS encoding bifunctional 3'-5' exonuclease/DNA polymerase has translation MVSDDGSWHGSGRWQQLHPDGRPAGEPQSVTDLPAAIAAREAAEHPRWLWSATTEGYPTLLRAGVRVARCHDVELTEALLLGHAGRWGEPRALRAAWARLTGAPVPADPPPRLAEPPGFAQAALFEAMTGPPTAAGSVVLEALTSVYADQHARIAATAQPGRFALLVAAESAGALVGAEMGHAGLPWRADIHDQLLRDLLGPPQPVGPPRKLAELAAEINAAFGLRGLHPDSPAEVLRAFSRAGIDIPNTRAWVLRTVEHPAVKPLLEYKELYRIWTAHGWTWRDAWVSEGRFRPEYVPGGVVSGRWATRGGGALQVPKVVRRAVVADPGWRFVVADAGQLEPRVLAAVSGDGRLAKAGAAGDLYAALATDSFGGDRAKAKIALLGAMYGQTGGAAIPALAVLRQSYPTAFEYVEAAARTGEAGGLVRSWLGRTCPPASTAWRDAGLEPPEESGSSEPQGGASGRARGRFTRNFVIQATAAEWALVLLATLRTALQGTRAELVLFVHDEVGVHCPAEEADQVAEAVRASATKAGDLLFGTTAVRFPLDVSIVECYADAA, from the coding sequence GTGGTGTCCGACGACGGGAGCTGGCACGGCTCCGGCCGCTGGCAGCAGCTGCACCCCGACGGCCGGCCCGCCGGTGAGCCGCAGTCCGTCACCGACCTGCCCGCCGCCATCGCCGCCCGCGAGGCCGCCGAGCATCCCCGCTGGCTGTGGAGCGCCACCACCGAGGGTTACCCCACGCTGCTGCGCGCCGGGGTCCGGGTGGCCCGCTGCCACGACGTCGAGCTGACCGAGGCGCTGCTGCTGGGTCACGCGGGCCGCTGGGGTGAGCCCCGCGCGCTGCGGGCGGCCTGGGCCCGCCTGACCGGCGCCCCCGTGCCCGCCGACCCGCCGCCGCGCCTGGCCGAGCCGCCCGGCTTCGCCCAGGCCGCCCTCTTCGAGGCGATGACCGGCCCGCCGACCGCCGCCGGCTCGGTAGTCCTCGAGGCCTTGACCAGCGTGTACGCCGACCAGCACGCCCGCATCGCGGCAACGGCCCAGCCGGGGCGCTTCGCGCTGCTCGTGGCCGCGGAGTCCGCCGGTGCCCTGGTCGGCGCCGAGATGGGCCACGCCGGTCTCCCGTGGCGTGCCGACATCCACGACCAGCTCCTGCGCGACCTGCTCGGCCCGCCCCAGCCCGTCGGGCCACCCCGCAAACTGGCCGAGCTGGCCGCCGAGATCAACGCCGCGTTCGGCCTGCGCGGCCTGCACCCCGACTCCCCGGCCGAGGTGCTGCGCGCGTTCTCCCGCGCGGGCATCGACATCCCGAACACCCGCGCCTGGGTCCTGCGCACCGTCGAGCACCCGGCGGTGAAGCCCCTGCTCGAATACAAGGAGCTCTACCGCATCTGGACCGCCCACGGCTGGACCTGGCGCGACGCCTGGGTCAGCGAGGGCCGCTTCCGCCCGGAGTACGTCCCCGGCGGTGTCGTCTCCGGCCGCTGGGCCACCCGCGGCGGCGGCGCCCTGCAGGTCCCCAAGGTCGTGCGCCGCGCGGTCGTCGCCGACCCGGGCTGGCGTTTTGTCGTCGCCGACGCCGGCCAGCTCGAGCCCCGCGTCCTCGCGGCCGTCTCCGGCGACGGCCGCCTCGCCAAGGCCGGCGCGGCCGGCGACCTCTACGCCGCCCTGGCCACCGACTCCTTCGGCGGCGACCGGGCCAAAGCCAAGATCGCCCTGCTCGGCGCGATGTACGGCCAGACCGGCGGCGCCGCGATCCCGGCCCTGGCGGTGCTGCGCCAGAGCTACCCGACCGCTTTCGAGTACGTCGAGGCCGCCGCCCGCACCGGCGAGGCAGGCGGCCTGGTGCGCTCCTGGCTCGGCCGCACCTGCCCCCCGGCCTCGACCGCCTGGCGCGACGCCGGCCTCGAGCCCCCGGAGGAGTCGGGCTCGTCCGAGCCCCAGGGCGGCGCCTCGGGCCGCGCCCGCGGCCGCTTCACCCGCAACTTCGTCATCCAGGCGACGGCGGCGGAATGGGCCCTGGTGCTGCTGGCGACCCTGCGGACGGCCTTGCAGGGCACCCGCGCCGAGCTGGTCCTTTTCGTCCACGACGAGGTGGGGGTGCACTGCCCGGCCGAGGAGGCCGACCAGGTCGCCGAGGCCGTCCGCGCCAGCGCCACCAAGGCCGGTGACCTGCTCTTCGGCACTACCGCGGTCCGCTTCCCCCTCGACGTGTCGATCGTGGAGTGTTACGCCGACGCGGCCTGA